Proteins encoded within one genomic window of Manduca sexta isolate Smith_Timp_Sample1 chromosome 18, JHU_Msex_v1.0, whole genome shotgun sequence:
- the LOC115444537 gene encoding cyclin-dependent kinase 6, translating to MSASSSSQAATTVTSVNDVSALFQNEKKYEELNIIGTGAYGTVYKARDLHNSGQIVAMKKVRVPLTEDGMPLSTVREIALLRQLEAHRHPNIVRLLDVCHGGQAMDREQLVLYLVFEHVEQDLDSYLSRAPGPLSQARIRCMSYDILSGIDFLHSHRIVHRDLKPHNLLVTSAGRVKVADFGLAKTYDTEMKLTSVVVTLWYRPPEVLLGVSYNTAVDVWSCACVLAQLHSRRALLPGAADTDQLHRIFRLIGRPPREQWPENVSVMIDSFPDYEPQDLADVIPGITPLALDLIKGMLVFEPSKRLTAMDCLEHPYFTEEPLM from the exons ATGTCAGCTTCCAGCAGTTCCCAAGCTGCGACTACTGTTACTTCAGTGAACGATGTCAGTGCCCTGTTtcagaatgaaaaaaaatatgaagaactaaatattattggaaCAG GCGCTTATGGCACGGTGTACAAGGCGCGGGACCTGCACAACTCGGGTCAGATAGTGGCGATGAAGAAGGTCCGCGTGCCGCTCACGGAGGACGGCATGCCGCTCTCCACCGTCAGGGAGATAGCGCTACTGAGGCAGCTGGAGGCGCACAGGCACCCTAATATTGTCAG ACTGCTGGACGTGTGCCACGGGGGGCAGGCAATGGACCGCGAACAGCTGGTGCTGTACCTGGTGTTCGAGCATGTTGAGCAGGACCTGGACTCGTACCTCAGCCGGGCTCCGGGGCCGCTGTCGCAGGCCAGGATCAGG TGCATGTCGTACGACATCCTGTCGGGCATCGACTTCCTGCACTCGCACCGCATCGTGCACCGCGACCTCAAGCCGCACAACCTGCTGGTGACGAGCGCGGGGCGCGTGAAGGTGGCGGACTTCGGGCTCGCCAAGACTTACGACACCGAGATGAAGCTCACCAGCGTG GTGGTGACGCTGTGGTACCGGCCGCCGGAGGTGCTGCTGGGCGTGTCGTACAACACGGCGGTGGACGTGTGGTCGTGCGCCTGCGTGCTCGCGCAGCTGCACTCGCGCCGCGCGCTGCTTCCCGGCGCCGCCGACACCGACCAGCTGCACCGCATCTTCCG GCTGATCGGCCGTCCGCCGCGCGAGCAGTGGCCGGAGAACGTGTCGGTGATGATCGACAGCTTCCCGGACTACGAGCCGCAGGACCTCGCCGACGTCATCCCCGGGATCACGCCTCTCGCACTCGACTTGATCAAG GGTATGCTGGTGTTCGAGCCGTCCAAGCGTCTGACCGCCATGGACTGCCTCGAGCATCCGTACTTCACTGAAGAACCGCTTATGTAA